In a genomic window of Lacrimispora sp. BS-2:
- a CDS encoding superoxide dismutase has translation MNEHYPFVNPPLPYAYDALEPCIDALTMCLHHNRHLQTYVNNLNATLKDCPDLQDWPLEKLICKADCLKKDVQKSIRNNGGGVYNHIFYFNGMSDSETRCQAGMLYDALVEEFGCVEAFYHEFEEEALSVFGSGYAWLTVDQNGRLKIITTANQDTPIVKNLCPVLTIDVWEHAYYLKHYNERIAYIYNWFQVVDWECANMHYLECMKCRS, from the coding sequence ATGAATGAGCATTATCCATTTGTAAATCCGCCCCTTCCTTATGCTTACGATGCCCTGGAGCCGTGCATCGACGCATTGACAATGTGCCTCCATCATAACAGGCACTTACAAACCTATGTGAATAACCTTAACGCAACGCTCAAAGACTGTCCGGACCTGCAGGACTGGCCACTGGAAAAGCTGATCTGTAAGGCGGACTGCCTGAAAAAGGATGTTCAAAAGTCCATCAGAAATAACGGAGGCGGCGTTTACAATCATATCTTCTATTTTAATGGCATGTCAGACTCTGAAACGCGTTGTCAGGCAGGCATGCTTTATGACGCTCTTGTGGAAGAGTTTGGATGTGTGGAAGCTTTTTACCATGAATTTGAGGAAGAGGCCCTGTCTGTTTTTGGTTCCGGATATGCGTGGCTGACTGTGGATCAAAACGGCAGGCTTAAAATCATAACCACGGCAAATCAGGATACCCCTATTGTAAAGAATCTTTGTCCGGTACTTACCATCGATGTTTGGGAACACGCCTATTATTTAAAGCATTATAATGAAAGGATCGCATACATTTATAACTGGTTCCAGGTGGTAGACTGGGAATGCGCCAATATGCATTACCTGGAATGTATGAAATGCCGGAGCTGA
- a CDS encoding HlyD family efflux transporter periplasmic adaptor subunit — MNRFKRNVEETGGASEMEAMEPMSDETFDKELQSLMKEEKGGKKKKKGPRKKWSRKRKIITIGASAIGAFFIAIKVLAGGGSAALPVTVSPLAKGEVVEMLSVSGPVQGTDSVEVVSNLHAEILELPVKEGDKVEKGQVLAVLDDKDAKKEVDIAQNAYDLAVSTYQDKQLEAENGYAKAKQDFDTAKANYNRTLALFQGGSASQVELETASNTMNDAQREISTYTLKNGRPVANESYALQIEKEAFELEQKKEALNNTKVISPIAGTVVRVSCKVGRFADKTDDDKPMFIINNLDVLEMRINVSEYSIGKVAIGQPVEISADILSGETARGEVTAISPTGEEKGNGSTERVIPTTIRIIDQNTRLIAGITAKAKIELQKVENVWVVPISAVIQQPDGGTAIACVKDNIVTFIPVKTGVESDIQAEIIPEEEEALTEGLQVIGAPSSMLTEGMAVTVIPSVQ; from the coding sequence ATGAATAGATTTAAGCGCAATGTGGAAGAAACAGGCGGAGCGTCGGAAATGGAGGCAATGGAGCCAATGTCTGATGAAACGTTTGACAAAGAGCTGCAAAGCCTGATGAAGGAGGAAAAGGGCGGAAAAAAGAAGAAAAAAGGCCCTCGGAAAAAATGGAGCAGGAAGAGGAAGATCATAACCATTGGAGCATCGGCCATTGGGGCCTTTTTTATTGCCATTAAAGTTCTGGCAGGAGGCGGCAGCGCAGCTTTGCCGGTAACTGTTTCCCCGCTGGCAAAGGGAGAGGTGGTTGAAATGCTTTCAGTCAGCGGTCCTGTCCAGGGAACAGACAGCGTGGAAGTGGTATCCAACCTTCATGCGGAGATCCTGGAGCTTCCCGTAAAGGAAGGGGATAAGGTGGAAAAAGGACAGGTTTTGGCAGTGCTTGATGACAAGGACGCAAAAAAAGAAGTGGACATTGCCCAAAATGCCTATGATCTGGCTGTCAGCACTTATCAGGATAAGCAGCTGGAGGCAGAGAACGGATATGCAAAGGCAAAGCAGGATTTTGATACAGCAAAGGCCAATTATAACCGGACACTGGCTCTTTTCCAGGGCGGAAGTGCTTCCCAGGTGGAGCTTGAAACTGCTTCTAACACTATGAATGACGCACAGAGGGAAATAAGTACATACACGTTAAAGAACGGAAGACCAGTGGCAAATGAGTCCTATGCCCTGCAGATCGAAAAAGAGGCTTTTGAACTGGAACAGAAAAAGGAAGCGCTTAATAATACAAAGGTTATCAGCCCTATTGCAGGAACCGTTGTAAGAGTCAGCTGCAAGGTGGGCCGTTTTGCGGATAAAACCGATGATGACAAACCCATGTTTATCATCAATAATTTAGATGTGCTGGAGATGAGGATCAATGTAAGCGAGTATTCCATCGGAAAGGTTGCCATTGGACAGCCGGTGGAAATCAGTGCCGATATTTTAAGCGGTGAAACCGCAAGAGGCGAGGTGACCGCCATTTCTCCGACCGGAGAGGAGAAGGGAAATGGTTCCACGGAAAGAGTCATTCCTACCACCATACGGATTATAGACCAGAACACCAGACTGATTGCAGGCATTACCGCCAAGGCAAAGATTGAACTTCAAAAGGTGGAGAATGTATGGGTTGTTCCGATTTCCGCTGTGATCCAGCAGCCGGATGGCGGCACGGCCATTGCCTGTGTAAAGGATAATATCGTAACATTCATTCCGGTGAAGACCGGGGTGGAAAGTGACATTCAGGCGGAAATCATTCCAGAGGAAGAAGAGGCCTTAACAGAAGGGCTGCAGGTGATCGGCGCTCCGTCCTCCATGCTTACAGAAGGAATGGCAGTAACCGTGATTCCTTCGGTTCAGTAA
- a CDS encoding lipase: protein MKKGLKKTATIILLVFSVILTNFSMIVRADEPKAQEIQKVKESTVNEVEGTDETIKIPTLEDIDSLIDSAEEVKSEEDINKLPPLKFPVEFPEVTTRSFIGGNDYPIILVHGFMGFGRDELLGYKYWGGVVDLQEKLNASGYETYTATVGPVSSNWDRACELYAYIAGGTVDYGEAHAKKFKHNRYGRTFPGIYKNISDENKIHLIGHSMGGQTIRTLTQLLSEGSEEEINCGQENISPLFEGGKHWIHSVSTISTPNDGTTLSDLMPSKDLISYTFGVLGTITGKNNLFSATYDLKLDQWGLKKQNGESQRDYIKKVLESNIWNGTKDISTYDLSTEGAQELNTWVKAQPDVYYFSWTTQATTESILTGHSIAQIGPMNPVFYPTANLMGKYSRNQKGLPIIDKRWFPNDGIVNCISQDGPKLGSNDVIEQYNGGVKIGQWNAMPRIINTDHMDIVGTFGNVKDWYIDYARFLSNLSS, encoded by the coding sequence ATGAAAAAAGGCCTAAAAAAAACTGCAACTATTATTTTATTGGTATTTTCCGTGATACTAACAAATTTTTCAATGATTGTAAGAGCGGATGAACCAAAGGCACAAGAAATACAGAAGGTGAAAGAATCTACTGTTAACGAAGTAGAAGGCACAGATGAGACAATAAAAATACCTACATTAGAAGACATAGACAGTTTAATAGATTCGGCAGAAGAAGTTAAAAGTGAAGAAGATATAAATAAATTGCCTCCATTGAAGTTTCCGGTAGAATTTCCAGAAGTTACCACCAGGAGTTTTATAGGGGGAAATGATTATCCAATTATTTTAGTTCATGGCTTTATGGGCTTTGGAAGGGATGAATTATTAGGATATAAATATTGGGGCGGAGTAGTTGATCTTCAAGAAAAATTAAATGCCTCAGGATATGAGACTTATACAGCAACAGTAGGTCCGGTATCCAGTAACTGGGATAGAGCTTGTGAACTTTACGCTTATATAGCAGGTGGAACTGTAGATTATGGAGAAGCTCATGCAAAAAAATTTAAACATAATAGATATGGAAGGACATTTCCAGGTATATATAAAAATATAAGCGATGAAAATAAAATACATTTAATAGGTCATAGTATGGGAGGGCAAACCATACGTACACTTACACAGTTGTTAAGTGAAGGAAGCGAAGAGGAAATAAATTGCGGACAAGAAAATATTTCACCATTATTTGAAGGCGGAAAGCATTGGATTCATAGTGTTAGTACCATATCAACACCTAATGATGGTACAACTTTATCAGATCTAATGCCATCAAAAGATTTAATAAGTTATACATTTGGTGTATTAGGAACAATAACTGGTAAAAACAACTTATTTAGCGCAACATACGATTTAAAATTAGATCAATGGGGATTAAAAAAGCAAAATGGAGAATCTCAACGTGATTATATTAAAAAGGTTTTAGAAAGCAATATCTGGAATGGTACAAAGGATATATCAACTTATGATTTATCCACAGAAGGTGCACAAGAGCTTAATACATGGGTAAAAGCTCAACCAGATGTATATTATTTTTCTTGGACAACCCAGGCAACTACAGAATCTATTCTTACAGGTCATTCTATAGCACAAATTGGCCCAATGAATCCTGTATTTTACCCAACAGCAAACTTAATGGGAAAGTATTCACGCAATCAAAAAGGTCTTCCTATCATTGACAAAAGGTGGTTCCCAAATGATGGGATTGTAAATTGTATTAGTCAAGATGGACCTAAGCTGGGGTCCAATGATGTTATTGAACAATACAATGGCGGAGTTAAAATAGGGCAATGGAATGCAATGCCCAGAATCATAAATACAGATCATATGGACATAGTAGGCACATTTGGTAATGTTAAAGACTGGTATATCGATTATGCAAGATTTTTAAGCAATTTGTCAAGCTAA
- a CDS encoding MATE family efflux transporter, with the protein MNTTRDLINGNETKAMINFAIPMIIGNVFQQLYNVADTVIVGKFIGSNALAAVGSSFSVMVLLTSIIIGFCMGSSVVFSLIFGAKEIDKLKNCFFTAFIFIGIVTVVINVCSIIFIDEILAFINIPAEIFLDAKTYLKIVFYGISFTYIYNYFSAAMRSIGNSVVPLIFLILSAVINIVLDIIFVVPLQMGIAGAAYATIIAQGFSAIGIALFCMLRIPLIRLKREHLYFNKNIIKKISNFSILSSIQYSVMNFGILMIQGLVNSFGVSAMAAFAAVVKIESFAYMPVQDFGNAFSTFIAQNMGAGKQKRIYTGIHSAVKIITIYCVMISVLILLSTKPLMYIFINKNETEILRIGVQYLSIVAGFYCLIGYLFMFYGLFRGIGKPGVSIILTVVSLGTRVILAYMLSAVNWIGIVGIWWAIPIGWALADVIGVILIRHYYVNNR; encoded by the coding sequence ATGAATACTACAAGAGATCTGATCAACGGCAATGAAACAAAGGCCATGATAAATTTCGCCATTCCTATGATCATAGGAAACGTATTTCAGCAATTATATAATGTTGCAGATACAGTGATTGTGGGAAAATTTATTGGCTCCAATGCTCTTGCTGCAGTAGGAAGTTCGTTTTCCGTTATGGTTTTATTGACCTCTATCATCATTGGATTCTGCATGGGCAGCAGCGTGGTATTTTCTCTGATTTTTGGTGCAAAGGAAATTGATAAATTAAAAAACTGTTTTTTTACAGCTTTTATTTTCATTGGAATCGTGACCGTTGTTATCAATGTTTGCTCCATCATTTTTATTGATGAAATTTTGGCTTTTATCAATATTCCCGCGGAAATTTTCTTGGACGCAAAAACTTACCTGAAGATTGTTTTTTATGGGATCAGCTTTACATATATTTATAATTACTTTAGTGCTGCTATGCGGAGCATAGGTAATTCAGTAGTGCCGCTTATCTTTCTTATCCTATCTGCTGTTATTAATATTGTGCTGGATATTATATTTGTTGTTCCTCTCCAGATGGGGATCGCCGGTGCTGCCTATGCTACAATTATTGCACAGGGGTTTTCAGCCATTGGCATTGCTCTTTTTTGTATGCTGCGTATTCCTCTGATCCGTCTTAAACGGGAGCATTTATATTTTAATAAAAATATTATAAAGAAAATATCCAATTTCTCCATACTCTCCAGCATCCAGTATTCAGTTATGAATTTTGGAATTTTGATGATACAGGGCTTGGTGAACAGCTTCGGTGTTTCTGCAATGGCAGCTTTTGCAGCAGTCGTTAAAATTGAAAGCTTTGCTTATATGCCGGTTCAGGATTTTGGCAATGCCTTTTCTACCTTTATCGCACAAAATATGGGGGCAGGAAAGCAAAAGCGTATTTACACCGGAATACACTCCGCAGTTAAAATTATAACTATTTACTGCGTTATGATTTCCGTCTTAATATTATTGTCAACAAAGCCTTTGATGTATATCTTTATTAATAAAAATGAAACAGAAATATTGAGGATTGGTGTACAATACCTTTCTATTGTAGCTGGCTTTTATTGCCTGATCGGGTATTTGTTCATGTTTTATGGACTGTTCCGGGGGATCGGAAAGCCGGGGGTATCCATTATACTTACCGTTGTAAGCCTTGGCACCAGAGTTATCCTGGCTTATATGCTATCCGCTGTAAACTGGATCGGAATTGTTGGGATATGGTGGGCAATTCCTATTGGGTGGGCTCTGGCAGATGTGATCGGTGTTATTTTAATCAGGCATTATTATGTAAATAATCGCTGA
- a CDS encoding IS3 family transposase, translating into MSKYIDYYNNQRIQRKLSVMSPMEYHQKYLLTA; encoded by the coding sequence ATCTCGAAATATATTGATTATTATAACAACCAAAGAATACAGAGAAAACTATCCGTAATGTCACCAATGGAGTATCATCAGAAATATTTATTAACGGCATAA
- a CDS encoding 6-phospho-beta-glucosidase, giving the protein MNKKIKIVTIGGGSSYTPELMEGFIKRKDHLPIKEIWLVDIEAGKEKLEIVGNLAKRMVKAAGLDWEVHLTLDRREALKDADFVTTQFRVGLLDARIKDERIPLSHGILGQETNGAGGMFKAFRTIPVILDIVKDMKELCPDAWLVNFTNPSGMVTEAVMRYGNWNKVVGLCNVPILCRKIAAGALKENEEDLFFRFGGLNHFHWHRVWDKTGGEKTKDVLETAYTSVENMKNALKSFTSANSGVQNIPNISFLPEQILNLGIIPCMYHRYYYITDDMLQEELEAFAKGETRAELVKRTEAELFELYKDPHLSVKPPQLEKRGGAFYSDAACELINSIYNDKRTHMVVSTRNNGAISDLPDDVVVEVSSIITSGGPVPISWGSFEPSSRGLLQLMKDMELTTIKAAVTGDYGTAQQAFTINPLVPSGKIAKTVLDELLIAHKEHLPQFKETIDGLEAKNS; this is encoded by the coding sequence ATGAACAAAAAAATTAAAATTGTAACCATTGGAGGAGGTTCCAGTTACACTCCTGAATTAATGGAAGGGTTTATTAAGAGAAAAGACCACCTTCCCATAAAAGAAATTTGGCTGGTAGATATTGAAGCAGGAAAAGAAAAACTTGAGATCGTCGGCAATTTGGCAAAGCGAATGGTGAAGGCAGCAGGACTTGACTGGGAGGTCCATCTGACATTAGACCGGCGGGAAGCTCTTAAAGATGCTGATTTTGTCACTACTCAGTTCCGCGTCGGCCTGTTGGACGCACGAATTAAGGATGAAAGAATCCCATTGTCCCACGGAATTCTGGGCCAGGAAACCAATGGTGCCGGAGGCATGTTCAAGGCATTTCGTACCATTCCGGTTATTTTAGATATTGTAAAGGACATGAAAGAGCTGTGTCCTGATGCGTGGCTTGTTAATTTTACCAATCCATCCGGCATGGTAACGGAAGCTGTTATGCGCTATGGCAACTGGAATAAGGTAGTAGGTCTGTGTAATGTTCCCATTCTTTGCAGAAAGATTGCAGCAGGAGCTTTAAAGGAGAACGAGGAGGATCTGTTCTTTCGTTTTGGAGGCCTGAATCATTTTCACTGGCACAGGGTATGGGACAAAACCGGCGGAGAAAAGACCAAAGACGTACTTGAAACAGCTTATACCAGTGTTGAAAATATGAAAAATGCGCTGAAAAGCTTTACAAGCGCAAATTCAGGTGTGCAAAATATCCCCAATATCTCGTTTTTGCCGGAACAGATTTTAAATCTGGGAATTATCCCCTGCATGTACCACAGATATTATTATATTACAGATGACATGCTTCAGGAAGAATTGGAAGCCTTTGCAAAAGGCGAGACCCGTGCCGAACTGGTAAAACGTACAGAAGCCGAATTATTTGAACTGTATAAAGATCCTCATCTGAGCGTTAAACCGCCTCAATTAGAAAAGCGGGGCGGAGCTTTCTATTCTGATGCAGCCTGCGAGTTAATTAATTCCATTTATAATGACAAGCGTACCCATATGGTAGTCAGCACGAGAAATAATGGAGCCATCTCAGATTTGCCCGATGATGTGGTAGTGGAAGTAAGCAGCATCATAACATCAGGCGGTCCGGTTCCGATTTCCTGGGGATCCTTTGAACCTTCCAGCAGAGGTCTGCTGCAGTTAATGAAAGACATGGAGTTAACTACCATTAAAGCAGCGGTAACCGGAGATTACGGAACTGCCCAGCAGGCATTTACCATAAATCCTCTGGTTCCCAGCGGCAAAATTGCTAAGACGGTGCTGGATGAATTGCTAATCGCTCATAAGGAACATTTACCACAGTTTAAAGAGACGATTGATGGTTTGGAAGCTAAGAACAGCTAA
- a CDS encoding MurR/RpiR family transcriptional regulator, producing MMMFSNQVLNQFSELDYEVYNFILKNSEKIPYMTIREFANEAHVSTTTIARFCRKVNCNGFSEFKIRFKMEQESTKTIRQGFDSSSILDFFQKIETESFHEQLKSIANIIAEKKQIIFLGIGNSGIIAEYASRYFCNIGIFATGINNPMFPISLEFPEESIIIILSVEGETDILIENSEIIRQCNSTVVSITNRKNSTLARISDYNISYYIQGERMDYKKMKVDITSQIPAVYIVEALAKLTVQRKQG from the coding sequence ATGATGATGTTTTCCAATCAGGTATTGAACCAGTTTAGTGAACTTGATTATGAGGTTTATAATTTTATATTGAAAAACAGTGAAAAGATTCCTTATATGACCATTCGGGAATTTGCCAATGAGGCCCATGTTTCCACAACGACCATAGCCCGGTTCTGCAGGAAAGTAAACTGCAATGGATTTTCCGAGTTTAAGATCAGGTTTAAGATGGAGCAGGAGAGTACAAAAACAATCCGGCAGGGGTTTGATTCCAGCTCAATCCTGGATTTTTTTCAAAAGATCGAGACAGAGTCCTTTCATGAACAGCTTAAATCTATCGCCAATATTATAGCAGAAAAGAAACAGATTATTTTTCTTGGAATAGGCAATTCGGGAATTATTGCCGAGTATGCAAGCCGGTATTTCTGTAATATCGGGATTTTTGCCACAGGGATCAATAATCCCATGTTTCCGATCAGTCTGGAATTTCCGGAAGAAAGTATTATTATCATTCTTTCTGTGGAGGGAGAAACGGACATACTTATTGAGAATTCAGAGATCATCAGACAGTGCAATAGTACGGTGGTGTCCATTACCAACCGTAAAAACAGTACTCTGGCCAGGATTTCTGATTACAATATCTCTTATTATATCCAGGGGGAACGGATGGATTATAAAAAGATGAAGGTGGATATAACCTCTCAGATACCGGCAGTTTATATTGTGGAAGCGCTGGCTAAGTTAACGGTGCAGAGAAAACAGGGTTGA